Proteins encoded together in one Myxococcales bacterium window:
- a CDS encoding FHA domain-containing protein, whose product MSSDPNKKSPRTFQCRDVLWDTFEQMARELECSVDYLINESMKQYSRQRNYGERAPMREPPSRDPGYASAPPPPPMPARGTIPPTPAGRLPPPPMPRGGGAGMPPPPPRHPTLNPSRQPPPLGGGAGGGLPMPPPPRGQQPPAYPRNPPPPVERERPPPPRETRDPGPPPGRSNGFGPQGASLSVMYQGEKWAVNKDRFVIGRGRQSSDLTLKDPNVSRQHAMVEYQNGVYFIVDMGSTNGVEYNGQRIARKQIAEGDVFRICDHDLRFTFR is encoded by the coding sequence ATGAGCTCGGATCCGAACAAAAAAAGCCCGCGAACGTTCCAGTGCCGCGACGTCTTGTGGGACACGTTCGAGCAGATGGCGCGGGAGCTCGAGTGCAGCGTCGACTACCTGATCAACGAGTCGATGAAGCAGTACTCGAGGCAGCGGAACTATGGCGAGCGTGCGCCGATGCGCGAGCCGCCGAGCCGCGACCCGGGGTACGCGAGCGCACCGCCCCCGCCGCCCATGCCGGCGCGTGGCACCATTCCGCCCACGCCCGCCGGGCGCCTTCCCCCGCCGCCCATGCCTCGTGGTGGTGGCGCGGGCATGCCTCCTCCTCCTCCTCGCCACCCGACGCTCAACCCGAGCCGGCAGCCCCCTCCTCTCGGCGGTGGGGCGGGTGGCGGATTGCCGATGCCTCCTCCCCCGCGTGGGCAGCAGCCTCCTGCGTACCCGCGGAACCCGCCCCCTCCGGTCGAGCGCGAGCGCCCGCCGCCTCCCCGCGAGACCCGTGATCCGGGGCCGCCTCCAGGGCGAAGCAACGGGTTCGGCCCGCAGGGGGCATCGCTCAGCGTCATGTACCAGGGCGAGAAGTGGGCCGTGAACAAGGACCGCTTCGTCATCGGCCGTGGCCGTCAGTCGAGCGACCTCACGCTGAAAGACCCGAACGTGTCGCGTCAGCACGCGATGGTCGAGTACCAGAACGGCGTCTACTTCATCGTCGACATGGGCTCGACGAACGGCGTCGAGTACAACGGGCAGCGCATCGCGCGAAAGCAGATCGCCGAGGGCGACGTCTTCCGCATCTGCGACCACGACCTGCGCTTCACCTTCCGCTGA